A region from the Aegilops tauschii subsp. strangulata cultivar AL8/78 chromosome 5, Aet v6.0, whole genome shotgun sequence genome encodes:
- the LOC109734275 gene encoding uncharacterized protein isoform X2, translating to MLGVMASKLLARVRRLLPPLLRRHRMALLTAPAVFAALLLFWAVLGGTDADYVLYKDATKPVEDRVADLLGRMTLAEKIGQMTQIERLVATPDVLRDNFIGSLLSGGGSVPRKGATAKEWQDMVDGFQRACMSTRLAIPMIYGIDAVHGQNNVYGATIFPHNVGLGATRDPYLVKRIGEATALEVRATGIQYAFAPCIAVCRDPRWGRCYESYSEDRRIVQSMTELIPGLQGDVPKGFTSGMPFVAGKNKVAACAKHFVGDGGTVDGINENNTIINREGLMNIHMPAYKNAMDKGVSTVMISYSSWNGVKMHANQDLVTGYLKDTLKFQGFVISDWEGIDRITTPAGSDYSYSVKASILAGLDMIMVPNNYQQFISILTGHVNSGVINMSRIDDAVTRILRVKFTMGLFENPYADPAMMEQLGKQEHRDLAREAARKSLVLLKNGKTATDAPLLPLPKKAPKILVAGSHADNLGYQCGGWTIEWQGDTGRTTVGTTILDAVKAAVDPSTVVVFAENPDAEFVKGGGFSYAIVAVGEHPYTETKGDNLNLTIPEPGLSTVEAVCGAVRCATVLISGRPVVVQPLLAASDALVAAWLPGSEGQGVTDALFGDYGFAGKLPRTWFKSVDQLPMNVGDKHYDPLFPLGYGLTTKGTKQY from the exons ATGCTGGGCGTCATGGCGAGCAAGCTGCTAGCCAGA GTCAGGCGGCTCCTGCCCCCGCTCCTGCGCCGGCACAGGATGGCGCTGCTCACGGCGCCCGCGGTCTTCGCGGCCCTCCTGCTCTTCTGGGCCGTGCTCGGCGGCACCGACGCCGACTACGTGCTGTACAAGGACGCCACCAAGCCCGTGGAGGACCGCGTGGCTGACCTCCTGGGGCGGATGACGCTGGCGGAGAAGATCGGGCAGATGACCCAGATCGAGCGGCTCGTGGCCACGCCGGACGTGCTCCGGGACAACTTCATCGGCAGCCTGctcagcggcggcggcagcgtgCCGCGCAAGGGCGCCACGGCCAAGGAGTGGCAGGACATGGTGGACGGCTTCCAGCGGGCCTGCATGTCCACGCGCCTCGCCATCCCCATGATCTACGGCATCGACGCCGTCCACGGCCAGAACAACGTCTACGGCGCCACCATCTTCCCCCACAACGTCGGCCTCGGCGCCACCCGGGACCCTTACCTCGTGAAGAGGATAGGCGAGGCCACCGCGCTCGAAGTCAGGGCCACCGGCATCCAGTACGCCTTCGCGCCATGCATCGCG GTGTGCAGAGATCCGAGGTGGGGGCGGTGCTACGAGAGCTACAGCGAGGATCGCCGGATCGTGCAGTCCATGACGGAGCTCATCCCGGGCCTTCAGGGCGACGTGCCCAAGGGCTTCACCAGCGGCATGCCCTTCGTCGCCGGAAA GAACAAGGTGGCAGCCTGCGCGAAGCACTTTGTGGGCGACGGCGGCACGGTGGACGGCATTAACGAGAACAACACCATCATCAACCGCGAGGGCCTGATGAACATCCACATGCCGGCGTACAAGAACGCCATGGACAAGGGCGTCTCCACTGTCATGATCTCCTACTCCAGCTGGAACGGCGTCAAGATGCACGCCAACCAAGACCTCGTCACCGGATACCTCAAGGACACGCTCAAATTCCAG GGCTTCGTGATCTCGGACTGGGAGGGTATTGACAGGATCACCACCCCTGCGGGATCTGACTACTCCTACTCGGTCAAGGCTTCCATTCTTGCCGGCCTTGACATG ATCATGGTGCCCAACAACTACCAGCAGTTCATCAGCATCCTGACTGGCCACGTCAACAGCGGCGTGATCAACATGAGCAGGATCGACGACGCCGTGACCCGGATTCTGCGGGTCAAGTTCACCATGGGCCTCTTCGAGAACCCCTACGCTGACCCTGCCATGATGGAGCAGCTAGGAAAGCAG GAGCAcagggatctggcgagggaggcgGCGAGGAAGTCGCTGGTGCTCCTGAAGAACGGCAAGACCGCGACCGACGcgccgctgctgccgctgccCAAGAAGGCGCCCAAGATCCTGGTCGCCGGGAGCCACGCCGACAACCTGGGATACCAGTGCGGCGGGTGGACGATCGAGTGGCAGGGCGACACGGGCCGCACCACCGTGGGCACCACCATCCTGGACGCCGTGAAGGCCGCCGTGGACCCGTCGACGGTCGTGGTGTTCGCCGAGAACCCCGACGCGGAGTTCGTCAAGGGCGGCGGCTTCTCCTACGCGATCGTGGCGGTGGGCGAGCACCCGTACACGGAGACCAAGGGCGACAACCTGAACCTGACCATCCCGGAGCCCGGGCTGAGCACCGTGGAGGCGGTGTGCGGCGCCGTGCGGTGCGCGACGGTGCTCATCAGCGGCCGGCCCGTGGTGGTGCAGCCGCTGCTGGCGGCCTCGGACGCGCTGGTGGCGGCGTGGCTCCCCGGCTCGGAGGGGCAGGGCGTCACCGACGCGCTGTTCGGGGACTACGGGTTCGCCGGGAAGCTGCCGCGGACGTGGTTCAAGTCGGTGGACCAGCTGCCGATGAACGTCGGCGACAAGCACTACGACCCGCTCTTCCCGCTCGGCTACGGGCTCACCACCAAAGGGACGAAGCAGTACTAG
- the LOC109734275 gene encoding uncharacterized protein isoform X1 produces MALLTAPAVFAALLLFWAVLGGTDADYVLYKDATKPVEDRVADLLGRMTLAEKIGQMTQIERLVATPDVLRDNFIGSLLSGGGSVPRKGATAKEWQDMVDGFQRACMSTRLAIPMIYGIDAVHGQNNVYGATIFPHNVGLGATRDPYLVKRIGEATALEVRATGIQYAFAPCIAVCRDPRWGRCYESYSEDRRIVQSMTELIPGLQGDVPKGFTSGMPFVAGKNKVAACAKHFVGDGGTVDGINENNTIINREGLMNIHMPAYKNAMDKGVSTVMISYSSWNGVKMHANQDLVTGYLKDTLKFQGFVISDWEGIDRITTPAGSDYSYSVKASILAGLDMIMVPNNYQQFISILTGHVNSGVINMSRIDDAVTRILRVKFTMGLFENPYADPAMMEQLGKQEHRDLAREAARKSLVLLKNGKTATDAPLLPLPKKAPKILVAGSHADNLGYQCGGWTIEWQGDTGRTTVGTTILDAVKAAVDPSTVVVFAENPDAEFVKGGGFSYAIVAVGEHPYTETKGDNLNLTIPEPGLSTVEAVCGAVRCATVLISGRPVVVQPLLAASDALVAAWLPGSEGQGVTDALFGDYGFAGKLPRTWFKSVDQLPMNVGDKHYDPLFPLGYGLTTKGTKQY; encoded by the exons ATGGCGCTGCTCACGGCGCCCGCGGTCTTCGCGGCCCTCCTGCTCTTCTGGGCCGTGCTCGGCGGCACCGACGCCGACTACGTGCTGTACAAGGACGCCACCAAGCCCGTGGAGGACCGCGTGGCTGACCTCCTGGGGCGGATGACGCTGGCGGAGAAGATCGGGCAGATGACCCAGATCGAGCGGCTCGTGGCCACGCCGGACGTGCTCCGGGACAACTTCATCGGCAGCCTGctcagcggcggcggcagcgtgCCGCGCAAGGGCGCCACGGCCAAGGAGTGGCAGGACATGGTGGACGGCTTCCAGCGGGCCTGCATGTCCACGCGCCTCGCCATCCCCATGATCTACGGCATCGACGCCGTCCACGGCCAGAACAACGTCTACGGCGCCACCATCTTCCCCCACAACGTCGGCCTCGGCGCCACCCGGGACCCTTACCTCGTGAAGAGGATAGGCGAGGCCACCGCGCTCGAAGTCAGGGCCACCGGCATCCAGTACGCCTTCGCGCCATGCATCGCG GTGTGCAGAGATCCGAGGTGGGGGCGGTGCTACGAGAGCTACAGCGAGGATCGCCGGATCGTGCAGTCCATGACGGAGCTCATCCCGGGCCTTCAGGGCGACGTGCCCAAGGGCTTCACCAGCGGCATGCCCTTCGTCGCCGGAAA GAACAAGGTGGCAGCCTGCGCGAAGCACTTTGTGGGCGACGGCGGCACGGTGGACGGCATTAACGAGAACAACACCATCATCAACCGCGAGGGCCTGATGAACATCCACATGCCGGCGTACAAGAACGCCATGGACAAGGGCGTCTCCACTGTCATGATCTCCTACTCCAGCTGGAACGGCGTCAAGATGCACGCCAACCAAGACCTCGTCACCGGATACCTCAAGGACACGCTCAAATTCCAG GGCTTCGTGATCTCGGACTGGGAGGGTATTGACAGGATCACCACCCCTGCGGGATCTGACTACTCCTACTCGGTCAAGGCTTCCATTCTTGCCGGCCTTGACATG ATCATGGTGCCCAACAACTACCAGCAGTTCATCAGCATCCTGACTGGCCACGTCAACAGCGGCGTGATCAACATGAGCAGGATCGACGACGCCGTGACCCGGATTCTGCGGGTCAAGTTCACCATGGGCCTCTTCGAGAACCCCTACGCTGACCCTGCCATGATGGAGCAGCTAGGAAAGCAG GAGCAcagggatctggcgagggaggcgGCGAGGAAGTCGCTGGTGCTCCTGAAGAACGGCAAGACCGCGACCGACGcgccgctgctgccgctgccCAAGAAGGCGCCCAAGATCCTGGTCGCCGGGAGCCACGCCGACAACCTGGGATACCAGTGCGGCGGGTGGACGATCGAGTGGCAGGGCGACACGGGCCGCACCACCGTGGGCACCACCATCCTGGACGCCGTGAAGGCCGCCGTGGACCCGTCGACGGTCGTGGTGTTCGCCGAGAACCCCGACGCGGAGTTCGTCAAGGGCGGCGGCTTCTCCTACGCGATCGTGGCGGTGGGCGAGCACCCGTACACGGAGACCAAGGGCGACAACCTGAACCTGACCATCCCGGAGCCCGGGCTGAGCACCGTGGAGGCGGTGTGCGGCGCCGTGCGGTGCGCGACGGTGCTCATCAGCGGCCGGCCCGTGGTGGTGCAGCCGCTGCTGGCGGCCTCGGACGCGCTGGTGGCGGCGTGGCTCCCCGGCTCGGAGGGGCAGGGCGTCACCGACGCGCTGTTCGGGGACTACGGGTTCGCCGGGAAGCTGCCGCGGACGTGGTTCAAGTCGGTGGACCAGCTGCCGATGAACGTCGGCGACAAGCACTACGACCCGCTCTTCCCGCTCGGCTACGGGCTCACCACCAAAGGGACGAAGCAGTACTAG